TTGGTGACCTTGCGATATTGAGGGACACTGTGATATTTGATAACCTAATGGTATTTTGTGACCTTGCGATATTAAAGGACATTGTGATATTTGATGATCATGTATATTAGGTGACCTTGCGATATTGAGGGACACTgtgatatttgatgatattttgatatcttgTGACGTTGCGATATTGAGGGACAATATGATATTTGATGATCATGTATATTTGGTGACCTTGTGCTATTGAGGAACATTATGATATTTGATGATCTTGTGATATCTTTTGACCTTGCGATATTGAGGGACACTGTGATATTTGATAACCTTGTGGGATTTTGTGACCTTGCGATATTGAGGgacattatgatatttgatGATCTTGTGATATCTTTTGACCATGCGATATTGAGGGACACTGTGATATTTGATAACCTTGTGGTATTTTGTGACCTTGCGATATTGAGGGACACTGTGATATTTGATGATCTTGTGATATCTTTTGACCTTGCGATATTGAGGGACACTGTGATATTTGATAACCTTGTGGTATTTTGTGACCTTGCGATATTGAGAGACAATGTGATATTTGGTGACCTTGTGATATCTTTTGACTTGCGATATTGAGGGACACTGTGATATTTGATGATCTTGTGATATCTTGTGACGTTGTGATATTGAGGGACATTATGACATTTGATGATCATGTATATTTGATGATCTTGTGACATCTTTAGACCTTGCGATATCGAGGGACACTGTGATATTTGATGATCTTGTATATTTGGTGACCATGTAATATTGAGAGACAATGTGATATTTGGTGATCTTGTGATATCTTTTGACCTTGCGATATTGAGGGACATTGTGATATTTGGTGACCTTGTGATATTGAGGGAGACTGTGATATTTGATGATCTTGTGATATCTTGTGACCTTCTGATTCCTGTCTTTGTTGACCTTGTTATTAGGTGACCTTTTAATATTACTTGGTTTTGTGAGCTGAGGTGATATTGGATATTCAGTGTACGTGTGGATTTCGGTAttcttttgatatttgataaccTTATGATGAGTGTAACATTTGTCTCTCGGTCTTGTGATTTCCGTTGACCGTGTAACATTTGTTGACCTTTTCTCTAAGTGATATCATGGCTTAAAGTGACTATACGACCTTACCATATACTAAATCACCGTGGCATTTGTATCGATGATCTTGTGATATTGAATCGATTAGGAAAATTTCCTGATAGTGTTGTTACCTTGAAGTAACTTATAAACAGCTTGAAATATGacaaatatatgcatatatttacatttggtgtggcaatgcccttatatattactagtaaatccctaccaaaagcagcttcatctatgagagtataactgaagttgccctgACGGTAGAAAGcggaaaatttgaattttggaagattttattcatattttttttatttttgcgattcattaatataacgtaaatataagcgataaactgcctagatgcggcagacctactggtataactgccacatgtgtcacagacaaacaatcatggtgcgctagcgcgcaccattcagtttgtctgtgacacatgtggcagttttaccagtaggtctgccgcatctaggcagtttattgcttaaataTGGTATGCATATGCTAATGAATATGCTAATGAGTATAATTGTATATTCATGAAAAGCACTTTTGACGTAGCGTTGATACAAGTAATTGAAACCCAAGGACATTTTCTGAAggtcatttatatattataaatgaagCACTATGTtaagtattgttatataatgacAAGGGAGAGGTCTTTTTACTGTGCATATTAACAAGTAATCATGTAGTATTCCGACTGAGCTTTACCGTTAACGAACTGCCGTGTCTAGGAAATCAATGTTACTAGCATGACCTGTCTATATATGGTATGATTCGAAGACAGATAACGTCAGAAGTATTGTCTGATACCTTCAGTTACACAATACTTCCATGACTACATACACATATGAGGTGATCGTTCGAGTACTTACATCATTGGACGCGTCATTTTGTTTAGGGTTGTAATGTTGCGATTTCACCCAGACATCGAAGTATGTGGCAAACTTATTTCGGATCCGAGTCCAGCCCAAATccaaataatattttcttaaatgtaGCCTCTTTAAATTTCCTTATAGTCAACATATTCTGTGTAAAATCGAATTGATTCTAAGCAATATCGttctattttaaaaaaaagttattattTTGTACAAGCGGTTTGGATAGGGAATATCCCATCGATAGGTAGGTCATCAATAAATCTGTATACATTGAGTTATCTAGTGGTATTGGATAGCACTTTGATATTCAgtgacattgttatatttggtgACCTTGGGacatatattttatgaattaGGTACAGCAAATTGTCTGCATAATGATAATCTAGAGGTATAAAGTCGAAGTTTGTTGTGCAATTGTATTATGAAAGGTAAGTGACTTCATTGTTGGTATTTTAATACTGTGTGCACTTTTGACGAAAATTGTATATAAGTATTGCAAACCAAGTAGTACTTTTTGATGACCAAGTATATATTGAGATGATGAACTATGTCAGGTAATGTTACGAGAGAGGCGTTTAAAATGGTAATTATACACTAATTGTCGTGAGATCTACATGGCCAACACCTCATCGATGTTTCATTTACAAACTCGGTCTAAGAgctatatcatataatataccaacCTGTGTAATCACTTATACTCATAGCTTGTCTGTGCATAGTCTTCATGCAATTTTATTATTCCGGCTAAGTGTTCCTATTTATATAGTATCAGAAATCAGTTTCAATGGCAATTACTTTTGTCTGAAGTGTTTAAGtctttaaaatgttaatttttcttaaaatcacCAAAAAGTATGTATTTTATGAGCGTAACTGAGATCATTTTTAGTAAGTCTACTAAAAACAACAAGATACATGTCCCTGGCTGAACAACAGTCCTATGCGTCTTTGAGGTATTGATGTGAATATATCTGTCAATACATAATCATATAAAGAAACAGCTGCATGAAGTTTACGCATCTGTGGTAGGGATTCAATTGAAACAAGCTTTCAACACATAGGTTAATCGCTTAGGAACAACTGGCATTGTATAAGGAATTTGTATTATGGACATGACACAATGTCTATAAATGGTATAAATCGAAGACAGATAACGTCAGAAGTATTGtctgatattttatttctatgaCTACATAGACATATGTGAGTGTCCGTTCAGGTACTTTCATGGTTGGTCCTGtcattttgtcaattttatctTGATGACCGCTACATGCACTATACGCCTTCTAATGCGTAGTATTGTAAAGTGTGGCGGTTTCATCAAGAAAGGTAGATATGTGGCGGTTTGAATTGGGATTTTATTCTGATTTCGAAatttattatgtttatttaattaatCTGTGTAAATAAATGTCCATGCCAAactatttgtttatgttttaaattcAATGCTTTGCTCTAATTTtgaactttattttatattaaaattaacCGTAAAAGGATTATTTTTGGAACATGgttataaaactacatgtatgtacattaatTTGCGTATGTAGCTATTGCTAAGATTTTGCTGCTGACGCCTACACCATCAAAGTCATGTtcttagtttgtttgtttgttttttttttgttttttttttgtttttttttatcaatttccaGGAAACAGGGAGAGAGAGTTTATTAACAGAACGGATAAGATAAAACCCATCAGTCCttgtattaaaaaaagaaactgATTGACGATGCTGGTCATCCGTATTCAACTCCACACCTAAAATAGTACACCTTGGGAACTTCTACATTCAATCACGTATCTCGATCCAAAACACCCCTTCTTCAATCACATATCTCGATCCAAAACACCCCTTCTTCAATCACGTATCTCGATCCAAAACACCCCTTCTTCAATCACGTATCTCGATCCAAAACACCCCTTCTTCAACCACATATCTCGATCCAAAACACCCCTTCTTCAACCACATATCTCGATCCAAAACACCCCTTCTTCAACCACGTATCTCGATCCAACACTTCTACCATATTTCATCACTGACGTATCTCGATCTGACACGTCTACACTACTTCATAAATCACGTATCTCGATATGATACTTCTACATCCCTTCTTCAAACACGTCTTTCTCTCCGACAATCAGGAAAGGACTTTATCGATCACGTATCTCGATCTTACACTTCTACCCTACTTACCATAACATGTATCAGCCTGACTATTATTTGATCTTGGTGTCGCACTGAGTTAATTAGTCAGGTGCTTGCTCAaaatacacaggtaatatatccATTGTGATTTCCAGGTAAACCTACTGCTTCCGAGAAATACTCTTTGATCAAGATTGCTCGCATACTCCCATCCACAAGGTAGCCGGTTATAACCAGTGTAACTGTATTTGTATAAACTAGATAGAAATTGGCGTCCTCCATATTTTTAAGTGGATATGAATTCGTGCTGATAATATCTCTTTCCCTACCGTAAGAAAGGGGCATATGATGAAATTGATTAATATTGACATGCTATGTGTTATCTTCATCTCCCTTTCAAAGAACCTTCATTTATCACTGGAATCACTGGAAGACATCGATATAAGTcttatttgacttctttgaTGTATCTTGACGTTTTCCCACAACTAATAATTGTCTTTCGCGACTTCGTTCCGGTTGCACACACACttaataatcacaaaattataTGTACACTTAAAAAGTtctaaaatacataatgtatactcAGTGTATATTATCGAAGTTGGTCATAAAAAACGGGGGTATGTCTTACTGAGAAAGGTAGACGTAGCTTTGTTCTCGTTTATCGAGTGTTACATTGAAGTTGGAGTCATTGTGTCAGGAGTCTATTCCCTTTATTTGTGTTTTGAACGACGACAAAATGAATATAACAGTCAATCTCGAAAAGTTATTTCAACAACAGCTTAATAATcgttaaaacaaaaacatcgaaaaagcacacacaaaaaaaagcaaaattaaaaaaaacactagTAACATGTTTAATTGTTAATTACTACTGAAATCTACAAATTGGTTGCTTTACCGAATTATGTCTCGAATTTGACGAATGTTATATTGCAGCTACATAATGTGGTCAGTTTGTGTGTAGCCAAATAGTCACCAAAGACTAAGCTAACACCATGAGGAAAGTAGCCTATCAATAACCGTCAAGAATGACTTATCaccacgcaatttgtaataacgacgcaatttgtaataaaaaactTCAAAGTTATTTCTACTGGATAAATTTTCATCACATGATGAAGATAATCTATACTTTGTACTTTGTACATAATAAGTaataaaaaagtaatttttaAATAGAATTAGGTTGAAAAATGTACCAAGTGAAGATAATATTTCTATCTAATGACAATtgtacgatggccgatatcggaCGGGCAAAACAGTGTTACTAGTAATACGTTTTTGTCAACGAAAAATATAcgtacatattgtgtgtcaaaaatatctactgctagtagtagataaatttgtacacaaaaagtgtacgtacaaatcctgtgtcaaaaacctgttactagtaacacatttttgacacaaaatctctacgtacatattttgtgtacaaatttatgtACTACTTCTAAATATCAGTTAACATTCTTTCCTATCTTGATTGATCGCTTTGTGGTCTAATGGTCTAATACTGTCTATGATTCTCCTAATGCGACACCAGACTAACTGACCACACGCGCACAACTCGCCAAACTGCAGATTCGTTAAACAAATAGTACATCATTGTACCCATCGATGTCTGCGTGCTTTAAGTCAACAACATAACTACAAAGAGCGTAATAGAGACAACGAAAAGAAGTTTGGTTGTTATTATCATACCAGTGTAAAATATTCTACCCTTTACGCGATATGAAGTCTATATTTATGTTTTCTACCGTGCCCAgtgatttattaaataaataaatggcaCCACTTTTACACCTTACACGTTTTTTTATACGTTTGTCCTCCAGTCTTACCTGGTCTAGGCATTCTTTAGGATTGAGTAATGTTTGTCTTTTGTTCGTGTTTTAAGGCTGCGTTTCCCCGGTGACATGTCTCCCTAACAAGTTGTGCTTTATAAAGATAAAAGTTGCGTCCTTCGACTAGGATAGAGAGAATTTCTCTTATTCTCAATCAGCAGAGCATCAGACTAGTTAGCAGAGCTTCCGTGTTCGATCCCTACCGGAGACACTTAAAAACATTTACCTCTGCTTCACAAGTATCAAACTTTCCACGGACAATCACATCAGTGTTTTACACCTGATTAACGCTTGCACAAGGGCATTCTGTCTTTTTACTTCAAAGTAATTATCAACATATCATAGCAAATCTCACTTATTAGAAAGTAAAAGGAGTCaatgattacaatgtatttttgtgtaaCGTTTTAAAGTCAATGGTATAAATCTTCGCTccatcgaccaatcagaaatcaCTCGCAATAGGGCAACACGTGAAGTATATGTCACGTTAAACGGAGCTTATCGCTAACCCTGTTTCTTTACCTGACGCGGATACACAGGTGTTCGCTTACTCGCCCCATAGGCAATGTAACGATGTAATGTTCACATAAGGATCAATTAGGGGTTAAATTATAAATTTTCCCGACAAAACCTCACCTAATCATAAAAGTATACTCCATTTGTGATAAGAAAACCTGCTGTACTCTAGGCACCAATCGGCTGTCAATACCGTAACATGGTCAGTGTTCAGTGTGAGTAGTGTAAGCTGTATGCTTATGCTGACTCAGATTCGCCCGCCCAATCTCTCCACCTTCAACGGTACGGTCGACTGTTCTGTTCCAATACACGTATAGCTACTGCTACTCTGCGACTGCTGTGTGGCTCAAACCAATTGATGCTATCTGAGGATTGGAAAAGAGGATGATAATTCTCAATGATTTACTTCAATTACCATTTTAACAGTATATGATATCAGTGGTGTTAAAAAACAAGGATACCACACATTTTAGTTTCACGGTGTGTGcttttatctatctatttactttattcattttactttTTAACTTTAGTATATAAGATGCTGAAAGAAGTCAAAGAATGAATACTGATCATTTAAAAACTACAGCAATATCGGTTCGATTTGCGAATAATGCTTGGAACAGTATAACAACCCCGGATGTAACAGGGTCAAAATTTCACGATGTATCAAACAGTGGACAAAACTCATCTTctacattttttaattattcTGAAGCTGATGATTCCACAAATAATGCAGGAATTCAGACAACGACAACATCGCCACCAGTGTTCAACGATGCTTACATGGTTGAAACCATTGTTCTTTCCGCTCTGTTTCTCATTTCCTTCATTGGAAACACAGCTACTTTGATTCAGATGTATCGTATGAGAAAACGGCGTTCGACAATCAACACTCTAATCGTCAACCTGGCCATCGCTGATCTCATTGTTGCCTTTTTTTGCATGGCCGCCGAAGCTTTTTGGACGGTCACTATTCAGTTTTTGGCGGGAAATGCCATGTGTAAAATTTTGCGGTACATCCAAGTGTTTGGATTTTTGTTATCTACGTATATAACAGTTGTGATAAGCTTGGATCGGTGTTGTGTTATTCTAGACCCTATCAGCAGAAATAAAGCGCCTCAGAGAGTCCGATTCATGGTAGGGGTTTCATGGCTCCTAAGTGCCTTGTTCAGTGTTCCGCAGGTAAGCTTCTTAATGTTTTGGTCAAGAaagacaaatatatatgtatatttaatgtcATATATTGTAGTTTTGTGAAGGAGATGACTACTCCaaacatttgacatttttatcaCACTGTAATTACAACCATTTTATTCTATGTAGCGAAATGTTAAACTCTTTATTATATGACAGTTTGTTTCAAACGACATTCTGGTGGTTAGCACATTTCGATTGAAATTAATTAGTGGATAGAGCATATGCTAATCAATAGATAGAGTATATGTTAATTAATAGGCAAAACTGCGCCATACTTCTAGGATTTTTAGTTTactaaaatgaaacaaatattgaaacacttatattatactgtaccatTTAAATACGTTTAATGCACGTCAGGTTCATTTAAAGAAAACCTAAAACATTTAGTTTTCATCACGCAATTTGGTCGTTAGTGCGTGATATTTCCCCGAGCGAGTCAGGATATGAACATACATGCCTTTCATAAGAACGACTTACTTTGTATTGACTAAGAGGCATAATTTGAATTTGGAAAAAGTGTCCCAAAATATACAGCAGCTTTATAATTGATGTCACTGTAACACGCAAGGCAGCACCACTGAATTTCCGCACGTTTGGCCCAAGTGTCACTAGATTGCCACATACTTGACACCAAGTATTACCAAATTGTGACACAATAGTCGCTTTATATCACAAGTCTGAGGTTACACGGTCCATGACCATTACTTTTACTTAAAAAGCATGATATCGTGTAACAGTGTACAGACTAGAACACTGTTGGGCAAATAATTTCTATATAGCATCAAAGGGCCATGGTTTTCATCAAATATAATCCGGATACTTATAGCTGTTTTTATGAAATAGGAGTTTACAGAATCGTCAAATATAATTTAATGAAAGTATGTGAAACGCATATAAAATTAGGTGCTTCATGGATGTGATGTGATCAAGAGCTTTCCTGTCAATTAGCTGGTATCTTAATGTTCCAGGTAGCCGTAGTATCGAATTATGTCGTTTGTCTAGAAAGGGAGGGAGGATAAACAAGGGGAGGGAGAGAAAAAAGGAAAGATTGCCTCATGCTGGGATAGTTATCTCCGCCAGCGTATTCACTATGTCAAACATAAAACACACCCCTAATTAGGATAGAGGGGGAATAACCATGGCGTTGTCTGCGATTCAATGCTTCGGAATCGCTGAGTTTATGAACGATATATTTCGTAaagtatcaaaatatattttcaaaactaATTCCGCTTCATAGTATCACAAGATCAATGTCGACAAGATGCTATGTTGGAGTCAACGTTCAAGGTTTAAGTGTCAAACGTCACAATTGACCACATTGGAACCTGTGTATCAACTCTGTTATTAATCTATCCTTAGTTCAAGTTCACAATCATTAACAACGATTAAATTGATATTGGTGCGATATCATACACTTTATTGTACTAACGTACAAACTGGCTAATTGGCTTAGTACTTATGTACATCTTAATTGCAGTGTCCGCGATTATTGGTGATTCTatttgcagaaaaaaatattcgcCATCAGAAGGTTCATTTATTACatatcacatttaaaacaaGCGTATTCTTAAATGCTTAAAACGCAAAAACTAAACACTTATTCCTACAACAGTCTGTGGAAGAGAACTGAGATAAAAGAAACGTTATTTTTAACTTCAACTTTGTGTAagtagaaaatgaaaaataagctATTTTTGAGGGGGTTTGGCTTTCGTTTAAATAAAACGCTGTTTTTCTTTGAACAACAAAAACTGAAAGTGATTAATACATATTTCTGCCAATTGACATGCATACAATAATATGTATGTCAAAGAGATGCTCTTTGTTTGCAGTCTTGTTTTTGCAGCATTTTAACGCCTCTTTAAACGATTTTAACACTGTCTCACTGTTGACAAAAATCTATTATTTTCTTGTCTAGCAACTTTCTTATTCCTTGTGAGTGCCTCTCACTGCCTAACCTTTGACCTTAAGTTGAACGTCCGCCCCTCCGAGGACGGTTTGGGTTCTCTTCCCTGGTCTAGAAATACCAGAGTCTTTACACTTGGTAATTGCTACTCCTGCTCTGCGCTCAGCACTTTTCGGAGTGTGACCACTGGTTTGCCTGTCGTTGATAGAATCTGGGCGGGTAGAGTGTACGGCTgaatgtcttcggcagtatgtttcagtgaggtaccACTATATAATGGGCATCAGTTCCTTGGTATCACAAGGAGAGGAAACATGAGCATATCGCAGCCTCCATAAATACATTCACTACACACATGAATTTCACATAAAAGATTGACCGTCAATAAGGCTTAGCTTAGGACGTTAAAAATTactaaaccaaacaaaacaattcTATTATCCTTCACTTTGATATCATTATTCCGAGGTCACgtgatgttatttttgttgCATCCCCCGTCGGTGCAAAAACGAGAATATCGACAAGTGGACGAAACGGTTACACTGCCGTAATAGACACAAATGGTGCATGAATTAGCTTCATAAATTTGTGATGTAGCCCACTCATCTGATGATTTTTATTAGAGTAATAATGTATGCCAAAGTGCATCTTTTTATCACATTTATGTGTACATCATAGCAAAAAATATTTGAACAGAAACGCGTTATATATCATCTTACATGTCTTCAATATTACAACAGAATTAATGAACGGTTGATATAACTAAGTAGATTGTCTTACCGTACGTTATTAACTTTTTCACAAGTTCATGATACAGCGGCCGATCACTATCGCAGTTGTTAGTGGggatttatttaactttttcagaggatatgtgtaaatatattacaaagttttttgaaaatatctctaaaagaagaaaacattttttttcagtctgattataaattacatgttcCTATGTCTATTGTATGTTGGGTGTAGTTTTAAACACAATTAtagtttattttaatatatatttatatactgtacctatTGATATATTTCAGCGATTTATTTCACCTTAGGTACAGGGGATGTTGACTGTATCTTCAGGTCAATTTCGTCATTAGcgactttgaaatattttgacagTATGCAGAAATAATGACGCTTAGCATGAAAGGATTTCTCCTTAATATTAACC
The sequence above is drawn from the Pecten maximus chromosome 9, xPecMax1.1, whole genome shotgun sequence genome and encodes:
- the LOC117334855 gene encoding gonadotropin-releasing hormone receptor-like isoform X2, with amino-acid sequence MNTDHLKTTAISVRFANNAWNSITTPDVTGSKFHDVSNSGQNSSSTFFNYSEADDSTNNAGIQTTTTSPPVFNDAYMVETIVLSALFLISFIGNTATLIQMYRMRKRRSTINTLIVNLAIADLIVAFFCMAAEAFWTVTIQFLAGNAMCKILRYIQVFGFLLSTYITVVISLDRCCVILDPISRNKAPQRVRFMVGVSWLLSALFSVPQLFVFSVLRGPFKEDFYQCVDIASYPHPKYKWMYNIFCLFVQFMIPLGIMIAAYGLIFCTISRKSKEFRGNDSTSNIKDLGRGQVRNNLLKKAKRKALRMSIFIVIAFVVCWFPYYVLFTGNAFGQWKELSPSLMAGLSTMGLSNSMLNPIIYGAFQLCKVHRPSFSRKRFQTVLSTFTRTRGRERTRSLKTLERCQTQRST
- the LOC117334855 gene encoding gonadotropin-releasing hormone receptor-like isoform X3, with amino-acid sequence MNTDHLKTTAISVRFANNAWNSITTPDVTGSKFHDVSNSGQNSSSTFFNYSEADDSTNNAGIQTTTTSPPVFNDAYMVETIVLSALFLISFIGNTATLIQMYRMRKRRSTINTLIVNLAIADLIVAFFCMAAEAFWTVTIQFLAGNAMCKILRYIQVFGFLLSTYITVVISLDRCCVILDPISRNKAPQRVRFMVGVSWLLSALFSVPQLFVFSVLRGPFKEDFYQCVDIASYPHPKYKWMYNIFCLFVQFMIPLGIMIAAYGLIFCTISRKSKEFRGNDSTSNIKDLGRGQVRNNLLKKAKRKALRMSIFIVIAFVVCWFPYYVLFTGNAFGQWKELSPSLMAGLSTMGLSNSMLNPIIYGAFQLCKFFEKKVPNSSLYVYSNKR